From the Kineosporia sp. NBRC 101731 genome, one window contains:
- a CDS encoding ROK family transcriptional regulator: MDDHPPLSPRAQAITGHLLMHGPSTRAALCEAFGLSEASMSRVVRLMVDAGVVTEEAERTSIGRPRQILTAVPGSRHIVGIKLTGDTAYGVLCDLAGEVIASLSQPLPARVEGVVPVDGVVRVIGRLVRRLGKSVDGLGISLGGVVDGRSVVRDGPFLGWRDVDLGERVSRICGVPAVLSNDVVALAREQLWFGAGRTHDTFGVITVGAGLGFAVVREGIVLEHLIDNGHLLTHSPVDSTGPACRLGHHGCVASYLDRDAVAARFGRSGTDVTFEQLAALDPEWFTGAATALGHLIATVAGGLQTERIVLAGEDVGTLYASPDTATTLELRLSPAKTRPCELTISTEPLGFEDWARGAGVVGIQALLGAL, from the coding sequence ATGGACGATCACCCCCCGCTCTCCCCGCGCGCCCAGGCCATCACCGGGCACCTGCTCATGCACGGCCCCTCGACCCGGGCGGCCCTGTGCGAGGCCTTCGGGCTGTCCGAGGCCTCGATGTCGCGGGTGGTGCGGTTGATGGTGGACGCGGGTGTCGTCACCGAGGAGGCCGAGCGCACCAGCATCGGCCGCCCGCGCCAGATCCTCACGGCCGTTCCCGGCAGCCGGCACATCGTCGGGATCAAGCTCACCGGCGACACCGCCTACGGCGTGCTGTGCGACCTGGCCGGAGAAGTGATCGCCTCTCTCAGCCAGCCGCTGCCCGCCCGTGTCGAGGGCGTCGTGCCGGTCGACGGCGTGGTGCGGGTCATCGGGCGCCTGGTGCGGCGTCTGGGCAAAAGCGTCGACGGGTTGGGCATCTCGCTGGGTGGGGTGGTCGACGGACGCTCGGTGGTGCGTGACGGCCCGTTCCTCGGCTGGCGCGACGTCGATCTGGGCGAGCGGGTGAGCCGAATCTGCGGCGTCCCGGCCGTTCTCAGCAACGACGTGGTCGCCCTGGCCCGCGAGCAACTGTGGTTCGGGGCCGGGCGCACCCACGACACCTTCGGCGTGATCACCGTCGGGGCCGGGCTGGGTTTCGCCGTCGTGCGCGAGGGGATCGTGCTCGAGCACCTCATCGACAACGGCCACCTGCTGACCCACTCCCCCGTCGACAGCACCGGCCCGGCCTGCCGCCTGGGCCATCACGGCTGCGTGGCCAGCTACCTGGACCGTGACGCCGTGGCCGCCCGCTTCGGCCGCTCCGGCACCGACGTCACCTTCGAGCAGTTGGCCGCCCTGGACCCCGAGTGGTTCACCGGCGCCGCCACCGCCCTGGGCCACCTCATCGCCACCGTGGCCGGCGGTCTGCAGACCGAGCGGATCGTGCTGGCCGGCGAGGACGTGGGCACGCTGTACGCCTCCCCGGACACCGCCACCACCCTCGAACTACGCCTGAGCCCGGCTAAGACCCGTCCATGCGAACTGACCATCTCGACCGAGCCGCTGGGTTTTGAGGACTGGGCCCGGGGTGCCGGGGTGGTAGGGATCCAGGCCCTTCTCGGCGCCCTCTGA